One part of the Novipirellula aureliae genome encodes these proteins:
- a CDS encoding transposase has product MRSKIEPMKDLAKRLRKKPDLLLNWFRADRALSSGGVEGFNNKRKRITRKSYGFRTQNAYEIALYHNLGDLPEPKFTHRFFLLTRPHSGLRQWLAFSELSGSSNRCRFGSEKDRKTVGDRNVMKQRPYSKTTTVLYV; this is encoded by the coding sequence ATGAGAAGCAAAATCGAGCCGATGAAAGATCTTGCGAAGAGGCTTCGTAAGAAACCTGACTTGCTTTTGAATTGGTTTCGAGCCGATAGGGCCTTGTCATCAGGGGGTGTCGAGGGATTTAACAACAAACGAAAACGGATCACCAGAAAATCCTACGGATTTCGGACTCAAAACGCCTACGAAATTGCGTTGTATCACAACCTTGGCGACCTTCCAGAGCCCAAATTCACCCACAGATTCTTTCTTCTGACGAGGCCTCATTCAGGGCTGCGACAATGGTTGGCTTTTAGTGAATTATCGGGTTCAAGCAACAGATGCAGATTTGGTAGCGAAAAAGATCGAAAGACGGTTGGCGATCGAAACGTGATGAAACAAAGGCCGTACAGCAAGACTACAACGGTTTTGTATGTCTGA
- a CDS encoding deoxyribonuclease IV: MMPKTSFLFGSHVSVAGGLSKGVERASALGCDCIQVFTKNNNRWDAKPLSQDDIADWNKAMAGSSLSHPIAHASYLINLASPKQDLYQKSIDALVVEWIRCNDLSIEGLVVHPGAFTTSSEQEGIARIIDAVNEAFGRVEPGTCRLLLENTAGQGSCLGHSIEQLEAMLVGIGNRDRLGVCLDTCHAFAAGYEINTAAGYAEFHKRLRDGLPKNSIHALHLNDSKKPLASRVDRHEHIGRGEIGLEGFRNVFSDPLLRSIPGYLETEKGVDEASGEDWDAINLRTLRELVASI, translated from the coding sequence ATGATGCCGAAAACGAGTTTTCTATTTGGGTCACATGTCTCCGTCGCTGGTGGGTTGAGCAAAGGTGTCGAACGAGCCAGTGCTCTGGGATGTGACTGCATCCAAGTGTTTACCAAGAACAACAATCGCTGGGATGCCAAACCGCTATCCCAAGACGACATTGCCGATTGGAACAAGGCGATGGCGGGGTCATCCCTCTCGCATCCAATCGCTCATGCTTCGTACTTAATCAACTTGGCTTCACCGAAACAAGATTTGTATCAAAAGTCAATTGATGCGCTGGTTGTCGAATGGATTCGGTGCAACGATTTGTCAATCGAAGGTTTGGTGGTGCATCCGGGCGCGTTCACGACGAGCAGCGAACAGGAAGGCATTGCCAGAATCATCGACGCGGTGAACGAGGCATTCGGACGCGTCGAGCCGGGGACTTGCCGGTTGCTTTTAGAAAACACCGCGGGTCAAGGTTCTTGTCTGGGACATTCGATCGAGCAGCTTGAAGCCATGCTGGTGGGGATTGGCAATCGTGATCGTTTGGGCGTGTGCTTGGATACCTGTCACGCTTTCGCCGCTGGTTACGAAATTAACACTGCAGCGGGTTATGCGGAATTTCACAAACGGCTTCGCGATGGTTTGCCAAAAAACTCGATCCACGCATTGCACTTGAACGACTCAAAGAAACCTCTGGCTAGCCGGGTCGATCGTCACGAGCATATCGGTCGCGGCGAAATTGGTCTTGAGGGCTTTCGCAATGTTTTTTCTGATCCGTTGCTGAGATCCATCCCTGGTTACTTAGAAACGGAAAAAGGGGTCGATGAGGCAAGTGGCGAAGATTGGGATGCGATTAACCTGAGGACGCTTCGTGAGCTAGTCGCATCGATTTGA
- a CDS encoding dicarboxylate/amino acid:cation symporter — translation MFRLALHWQIFIGMIAGSLLGVTLNLTCSQRSVKITAADGLPKTIVSAEVNDSSSSTTIRYTDKEGKTTERIIDPVSKNPDVFASIEMLEKTDPIAVSVYHHHGRSFAKQVGAWFSKIGGLFLRMLQMVAVPLIVTSLTTGILGLGSSAGIGRMFRRTILYYLCTSLLAISTGLFAVNLVRPGLRGAEVKQAVTEPAEAASLVDVLFDQLEAMIPKNPLHAFVAPNYLSIIAFTVAFALFTISVGGATLERVGNIATAGFEVMMAMTMAIIRLAPLGVFFLIAAVTATQGMNVFFALAWYVVAVSLALGFHALITLPLILKFVAKRSPYEYAKAMSPALLTAFSSASSNGTLPLTMSNVEERAGISNRTGSFVLPLGATINMDGTALYEAVAVLFIAQLHFGMNLPASQQIVVATTALLASVGAAGIPHAGLVMMAIILHAVGLPIEMQGVILAVDRVLDMARTAVNVWSDSCGCAVVESLEVKDAAA, via the coding sequence ATGTTTCGTCTCGCACTGCACTGGCAAATCTTCATCGGCATGATCGCCGGATCGTTACTCGGTGTTACTCTCAACCTGACGTGCTCTCAACGTTCGGTCAAGATTACCGCTGCCGATGGATTGCCAAAAACAATCGTTTCGGCAGAAGTGAACGATTCGAGTTCTTCGACCACAATACGCTACACCGATAAGGAAGGCAAAACGACGGAGCGGATCATCGACCCGGTTTCAAAGAACCCCGACGTGTTTGCATCGATCGAAATGCTGGAGAAAACGGACCCGATCGCGGTTTCGGTCTATCATCACCATGGCCGCAGCTTCGCAAAGCAGGTGGGGGCGTGGTTTTCGAAGATTGGTGGTCTGTTTCTAAGGATGTTGCAGATGGTGGCCGTGCCCCTGATCGTCACCTCTTTAACGACGGGTATCCTAGGGCTCGGTTCCTCGGCGGGCATTGGACGGATGTTTCGCCGTACGATTTTGTACTATCTATGCACGAGTTTGCTGGCGATCTCGACAGGTCTATTTGCGGTCAATTTGGTTCGTCCTGGGCTTCGCGGTGCGGAGGTAAAGCAAGCGGTGACCGAGCCTGCCGAAGCAGCCTCTTTGGTGGACGTTTTGTTCGATCAACTCGAAGCGATGATTCCCAAGAATCCACTGCACGCGTTCGTCGCACCGAATTACTTATCGATCATCGCCTTTACGGTGGCATTCGCGTTGTTCACGATTTCGGTGGGGGGGGCGACTCTTGAGCGAGTCGGGAACATCGCGACCGCCGGTTTCGAAGTGATGATGGCGATGACCATGGCGATCATCCGTTTGGCTCCGCTTGGCGTCTTCTTTTTGATCGCAGCCGTCACGGCGACACAGGGAATGAACGTTTTTTTTGCTTTGGCTTGGTATGTGGTCGCCGTTTCGTTGGCGCTCGGCTTTCATGCCTTGATCACGCTGCCGTTGATTTTGAAATTCGTTGCCAAGCGAAGTCCGTATGAATATGCCAAAGCGATGTCGCCAGCGCTATTGACCGCGTTTAGTAGTGCCAGCAGCAACGGAACCTTGCCTCTCACGATGTCAAACGTTGAAGAACGAGCAGGGATCAGCAACCGGACGGGGTCGTTCGTCTTGCCGCTCGGTGCGACGATCAACATGGACGGTACGGCGTTGTATGAAGCCGTTGCCGTGTTGTTTATTGCTCAACTACATTTTGGAATGAACTTGCCCGCCAGCCAACAAATTGTGGTGGCAACGACGGCGTTGTTGGCCAGTGTGGGAGCTGCTGGGATTCCGCACGCGGGCTTGGTGATGATGGCGATCATTTTGCACGCGGTCGGTTTGCCGATTGAAATGCAAGGCGTGATTTTGGCGGTTGACCGAGTCCTCGACATGGCTCGAACAGCCGTCAACGTATGGAGCGATTCGTGTGGCTGTGCCGTCGTCGAGTCTCTCGAAGTCAAAGACGCCGCGGCATAA
- the ftsH gene encoding ATP-dependent zinc metalloprotease FtsH has product MSDEKRKKNHSNDPRSGGNVWLVLAVVVTVVLASAFLFGDTERRLRYPDLLALLEKEAEYHDQTHDLVVSSDISSEDPEAPVRSLTVPSITDPKIWVEYSEPKQIKVAEDTITGTVMYRELGTQGSTSSEPAKRLAFKTIRTIRNEAEDRQLTELLAASNVVWDNDRPSRFFQDHWPELLMIGVLVMLGIMMLRRISGVGSPMSFSRSRGKLYGQDDLPISFDDVAGIEEAIDEVREVVDFLKNSEKYQALGGRIPKGVLLVGPPGTGKTLLAKAIAGEAGVPFFSLSGSDFVEMFVGVGAARVRDMFQQATSRAPCIIFIDELDALGKSRSGSVVGGHDEREQTLNALLVEMDGFDSNSGVIIVAATNRPETLDPALLRPGRFDRHVLVDRPDVGGREEILKVHVKSVRLDENVTLREIASITPGFVGADLANLVNEAALLAARAEKQTVGLQEFNEAVERVTAGLEKKNRVMNEDEKIRVAYHEAGHAIVAAALPNTDPVHKVSIIPRGLAALGYTMQRPESDRYLMTKSELESNMKVLLAGTLTEEMIFQDISTGAQNDLERCTEIARSMVMDYGMSRMGRINFRRSSRSPFLAGGGGDGLQMNHSEDMAKMIDKEVARIIEDALMQTREILEQRREVLEAVTQRLLDVEAIDSEELTQLIKDHSKGPWLVPGTVTEKPKAVLPPVEPDAAKIGD; this is encoded by the coding sequence ATGAGTGATGAGAAACGAAAGAAAAACCATTCGAATGATCCTCGCAGCGGGGGGAACGTCTGGTTGGTTCTGGCAGTGGTGGTCACGGTGGTGCTGGCCAGCGCGTTTCTGTTTGGTGATACCGAACGGCGTTTACGCTATCCCGATTTGTTAGCCCTACTCGAAAAAGAGGCGGAGTATCACGACCAGACGCATGATTTAGTTGTCTCGTCTGATATATCGAGTGAAGATCCCGAGGCGCCCGTTCGCTCTCTAACCGTACCGTCAATCACCGACCCAAAGATTTGGGTCGAATACAGTGAACCGAAGCAAATCAAGGTTGCCGAGGATACGATCACCGGTACCGTCATGTATCGGGAATTGGGCACCCAGGGCAGTACGTCGAGCGAACCCGCGAAGCGACTTGCATTCAAGACGATTCGTACGATTCGAAACGAGGCCGAGGATCGCCAACTGACCGAGCTACTCGCCGCGTCAAACGTCGTTTGGGACAATGATCGGCCTAGTCGTTTCTTCCAAGATCATTGGCCCGAATTGCTGATGATCGGAGTTTTAGTGATGTTAGGAATCATGATGCTGCGGCGGATCAGCGGTGTCGGTTCGCCGATGTCGTTTTCACGAAGCCGGGGAAAATTGTACGGACAAGACGATTTGCCGATCTCGTTTGACGATGTCGCAGGAATTGAGGAAGCGATTGACGAAGTTCGTGAGGTCGTCGACTTTTTGAAGAATAGCGAAAAGTATCAAGCACTCGGTGGCCGCATCCCCAAGGGTGTCCTGCTCGTCGGCCCGCCGGGAACAGGAAAAACACTTTTGGCCAAAGCAATCGCCGGGGAAGCGGGCGTGCCCTTTTTCAGTCTTTCAGGAAGCGACTTTGTCGAGATGTTTGTCGGCGTCGGCGCCGCTCGCGTTCGCGACATGTTCCAACAAGCGACCAGTCGTGCACCGTGCATCATTTTCATCGACGAGTTAGACGCACTCGGCAAGAGCCGCAGCGGCAGTGTCGTCGGTGGCCACGACGAACGCGAACAAACGCTCAATGCCCTGCTCGTCGAAATGGACGGGTTTGATTCCAATTCCGGAGTTATCATCGTCGCCGCAACCAACCGCCCAGAAACACTCGACCCGGCACTGCTGCGTCCCGGTCGTTTCGATCGTCACGTACTCGTCGATCGTCCGGATGTGGGTGGCCGTGAAGAAATCTTGAAGGTGCACGTAAAAAGTGTACGCTTGGATGAAAACGTCACCCTTCGCGAGATCGCCTCGATTACACCTGGATTCGTCGGCGCTGACTTGGCAAACTTGGTTAATGAAGCGGCGTTATTGGCCGCCCGCGCCGAAAAACAAACCGTGGGATTGCAAGAGTTTAATGAAGCGGTCGAACGAGTGACCGCAGGACTCGAGAAAAAGAACCGCGTGATGAACGAGGACGAAAAAATCCGCGTTGCCTACCACGAAGCAGGCCACGCGATTGTCGCTGCCGCCCTTCCCAACACCGACCCCGTTCATAAAGTCAGTATCATACCACGCGGTTTGGCAGCTCTCGGTTACACGATGCAGCGTCCGGAATCAGATCGATACTTGATGACCAAGTCAGAACTCGAAAGCAATATGAAGGTGTTGCTCGCGGGAACCCTAACCGAAGAGATGATTTTCCAAGACATCAGCACCGGCGCTCAGAACGATTTGGAACGATGTACCGAAATCGCTCGCAGTATGGTGATGGACTACGGCATGAGCCGGATGGGTCGGATCAATTTCCGGCGTAGTTCTCGGTCACCTTTCTTGGCGGGCGGCGGAGGCGATGGTTTGCAGATGAATCATAGCGAAGACATGGCGAAGATGATCGACAAAGAGGTAGCCAGAATCATCGAAGACGCTCTGATGCAAACACGCGAAATCCTGGAGCAACGCCGCGAAGTCCTCGAAGCAGTCACCCAACGCCTACTCGATGTGGAAGCAATCGATTCCGAAGAGTTGACCCAGCTCATCAAAGACCACTCGAAAGGCCCATGGCTCGTACCAGGCACCGTTACGGAAAAACCGAAAGCAGTCCTGCCTCCCGTCGAACCGGATGCTGCAAAAATCGGAGATTAG
- the dxr gene encoding 1-deoxy-D-xylulose-5-phosphate reductoisomerase, which produces MLPTETAINEQRNREMATTRVAVLGATGSIGTAALGVLRHLDKVDPESRWRLFAASGHGNMKLLGESLDALEHPPEHVILSDPELAPHFSTRHPLGRSSGQSQVSLGPEALVRIASDPMVDVVVAAIVGRAGLESTLAAVEAGKRVALANKETMVVAGSLVQRMVQRSGGEVTPIDSEHSAIFQCLGEKCCKPKKLVLTASGGPFRRWTVEQMENATLKSALNHPTWDMGPKITIDSASMMNKALEVIEARWLFDLPAEAIEVVVHPQSIIHSMIEFDDGSVIAQLSPPDMRLPIQYALTYPRRLPCEVPTLDRSQRWDLTLEPVDRDRFPALDLGFEVARAGGTTGAVLNAANEAAVGLFLEDKIRFTDVVAACRTCLDNHTFDANPSLDTLLKLDTWARGEVRKMTQ; this is translated from the coding sequence ATGTTGCCAACCGAAACCGCGATCAATGAGCAACGCAACCGCGAAATGGCGACGACACGAGTCGCCGTTCTGGGGGCAACCGGCAGTATCGGGACAGCGGCTTTGGGGGTTCTGAGGCATTTAGACAAGGTTGATCCCGAGTCGCGGTGGCGATTATTTGCTGCCTCAGGGCATGGAAATATGAAATTACTCGGCGAGAGTCTCGATGCGCTGGAGCATCCTCCCGAGCATGTTATCTTGTCCGATCCGGAATTAGCACCCCATTTTTCGACCCGTCACCCGCTCGGGCGATCGTCGGGTCAGAGTCAGGTCAGTCTCGGCCCGGAAGCTCTTGTCCGAATTGCCAGCGACCCGATGGTCGACGTGGTGGTTGCCGCAATCGTCGGTCGAGCGGGACTCGAGAGTACGCTGGCAGCAGTGGAGGCTGGCAAACGTGTCGCCCTTGCCAACAAAGAAACGATGGTCGTTGCTGGCTCGCTTGTCCAGAGGATGGTCCAACGCAGCGGCGGTGAAGTCACTCCCATCGACAGCGAGCATTCGGCCATTTTCCAGTGTTTGGGCGAAAAGTGTTGCAAGCCGAAAAAGCTGGTTTTGACTGCTAGCGGGGGACCGTTTCGTCGTTGGACGGTCGAGCAGATGGAAAATGCAACCTTAAAGTCTGCATTGAACCATCCAACCTGGGACATGGGGCCGAAGATTACGATCGATTCAGCGTCAATGATGAACAAGGCACTTGAAGTGATTGAGGCTCGCTGGTTGTTCGATTTACCTGCCGAGGCAATCGAGGTCGTCGTGCATCCACAATCGATCATCCATTCCATGATCGAGTTTGACGACGGATCGGTGATCGCCCAATTGAGCCCACCGGACATGCGTCTACCTATCCAGTATGCTTTGACGTATCCCCGACGACTGCCCTGCGAAGTACCGACACTGGATCGATCGCAACGTTGGGATTTAACGCTCGAACCGGTCGACCGAGATCGTTTTCCTGCTTTAGACCTCGGTTTTGAGGTCGCCAGGGCAGGTGGAACGACTGGCGCGGTGCTAAATGCTGCAAACGAAGCAGCAGTCGGTCTATTCTTGGAAGACAAAATCCGCTTTACTGACGTCGTGGCGGCTTGTCGCACCTGTTTGGATAACCACACTTTTGATGCGAATCCATCGCTCGACACCCTGCTCAAGCTTGATACTTGGGCTCGCGGCGAAGTTCGTAAGATGACGCAGTAA
- a CDS encoding site-2 protease family protein, giving the protein MFIDFFSYFTSFVMPIAATDDPGYLIAFLSQLSLWGRVALGIGLVIFVHELGHFLAAKTFGVKCEKFYVGFDVPIKLGPIRLPRTLGKFTYGETEYGIGILPLGGYVKMLGQDDDPRKFEEEAKRIQTSNGDGDEEGPIELDPRSFPAKPVWQRMIIISAGVVMNLITGALFAALAFGYGVSYNPAIIGGVTPGGPAWRAGIEPGGRVISVGNLTDDQMHFREMRMAILTEGLDNPEKPIELAIQYDDGVRHYKLRTEPHPENNDLRMIGITSPTSLIFNKESAAVPGSAADEVLTNEDAGARIVAYDGIAVNSDLIVPSTPFFDYLYSHPEKTIELTIERADGSKRTVQLPPQRAKTIGFRFGLSPITSLTDDGAAAKAGMEIGDQIIAIDGDTQLDAYRLPLELSSSSEAVTFTVRRGEAAEAKELDIELNPETTLQTLSTTSGIGGDIAINRFGFAYQPTTDIVRVLPDLIRGDQAPSDQELQVDDEIHEIRLVASDAELPPELKDERYDPLLEKLREGWTVDGSLPLGTLMETIQILPEGTPVQVLAIRPSNGHTIEATMTVQRDDRVWSERGLALTASESIQQADSIPAALSLGVREAGRRLSDVFRFLRMIPQGRVKMRHVGGPLEIVNIAKNEAERGISPQLLFLTMLSMNLAILNFLPIPALDGGHMVFLAAEAIRGKKLDEQLEMRLTMAGVLTILLLMVVVFTNDILRRL; this is encoded by the coding sequence ATGTTTATTGATTTTTTCAGTTATTTCACCAGTTTCGTGATGCCGATTGCAGCAACGGATGACCCAGGATACCTGATCGCGTTTTTGTCGCAGCTATCGCTTTGGGGCCGAGTCGCATTGGGAATTGGCTTGGTTATTTTTGTTCACGAGCTAGGCCATTTTCTTGCGGCCAAGACGTTCGGGGTCAAATGCGAAAAGTTTTATGTCGGCTTTGACGTTCCGATCAAGCTTGGACCGATTCGCTTGCCAAGAACGCTGGGCAAGTTTACTTATGGTGAAACGGAATATGGGATCGGAATTTTGCCGCTTGGCGGCTACGTCAAAATGCTTGGGCAGGACGACGATCCACGAAAATTTGAAGAAGAAGCGAAACGAATTCAAACGTCGAACGGCGACGGAGATGAAGAGGGACCGATCGAGCTTGATCCGCGAAGTTTCCCGGCCAAGCCGGTTTGGCAGCGGATGATTATCATCAGTGCCGGTGTCGTGATGAACTTGATTACGGGGGCTCTTTTTGCTGCACTCGCTTTCGGGTACGGCGTTTCCTACAACCCCGCGATTATCGGTGGCGTCACGCCGGGTGGACCTGCCTGGCGGGCGGGGATCGAACCGGGCGGCCGAGTCATTTCGGTGGGCAATTTAACCGACGATCAAATGCACTTCCGTGAAATGCGAATGGCGATTTTGACCGAAGGGCTCGACAATCCCGAAAAACCGATCGAATTGGCGATTCAGTACGATGATGGGGTTCGCCACTACAAGCTCCGAACCGAACCGCATCCCGAAAACAACGATTTGCGGATGATCGGAATTACCAGTCCGACATCATTGATTTTCAACAAAGAATCCGCGGCCGTTCCTGGCAGTGCCGCCGATGAAGTTCTGACGAATGAAGATGCGGGAGCACGCATCGTAGCTTATGACGGCATCGCCGTGAATTCGGATTTGATCGTTCCATCGACTCCCTTCTTCGACTACCTGTATTCACATCCTGAAAAAACGATCGAGCTGACGATCGAGCGAGCGGATGGGTCAAAGCGGACGGTCCAACTGCCACCCCAACGTGCCAAGACGATCGGTTTCCGTTTCGGCCTCAGCCCGATCACCAGCCTCACTGACGACGGTGCTGCGGCGAAGGCGGGTATGGAAATCGGTGACCAAATTATCGCAATAGACGGCGATACCCAACTTGACGCCTATCGGTTGCCGCTGGAATTATCGTCATCGAGCGAAGCGGTAACCTTCACCGTGCGTCGTGGAGAAGCAGCCGAGGCGAAGGAACTTGATATCGAACTCAATCCCGAAACCACTCTTCAAACGCTATCAACCACCTCTGGTATCGGAGGCGACATCGCGATCAATCGCTTCGGCTTCGCCTATCAACCGACAACCGATATTGTGCGTGTGCTACCCGATTTGATTCGGGGTGACCAAGCCCCTTCGGATCAAGAGCTTCAAGTCGACGACGAGATACATGAGATTCGGTTGGTGGCATCGGACGCGGAGCTTCCGCCTGAATTAAAGGATGAGCGATACGACCCGCTGCTCGAAAAACTTCGCGAAGGATGGACCGTCGATGGCTCATTGCCCCTCGGCACTTTGATGGAAACGATTCAAATCTTGCCCGAGGGAACTCCGGTGCAAGTTCTTGCGATTCGTCCTTCCAATGGACACACGATCGAAGCGACCATGACGGTCCAGCGTGATGATCGGGTTTGGAGCGAGCGTGGTTTGGCGTTGACGGCAAGCGAGTCGATTCAGCAGGCCGATTCGATACCCGCTGCCTTGTCGCTCGGTGTCCGAGAAGCCGGACGCCGGCTGAGTGACGTTTTTCGTTTTCTGCGCATGATCCCTCAAGGACGCGTGAAGATGCGTCATGTCGGCGGTCCACTAGAGATCGTTAACATCGCCAAGAACGAAGCCGAACGGGGAATCTCGCCTCAATTGCTGTTCCTGACCATGCTCAGTATGAACTTGGCAATCTTGAACTTCTTGCCGATACCAGCACTCGACGGTGGACACATGGTTTTCCTCGCTGCCGAGGCAATCCGTGGGAAGAAATTGGATGAACAGTTGGAAATGCGACTCACAATGGCTGGTGTGTTGACGATCCTGCTATTGATGGTGGTTGTGTTTACCAACGACATCCTACGGCGATTGTGA
- the trpS gene encoding tryptophan--tRNA ligase — protein MRVLSGIQPTGRPHWGNFFGAIRQYIDLQQENDGFYFIADLHALTTVRDPESLRQYTIDAALDLLALGLDPDKATLFLQSHVPEVCELTWLLMTGTPMGLLERCHAYKEKKAKGMTADAGLFTYPVLMAADILAYDSKIVPVGQDQVQHIEVCRDIAGSFNHTYGETFVLPDAKTLDHSSKVPGTDGQKMSKSYDNTLPLFGNVKQIRKQIMRITTDSRPMEDSKEPADDHLFQLYRLFASESEIESMAAMYRRGGFGYGEVKKAVAEASEAYFEDARARRDELVANLDFVHQTLRDGAEKARKVAAEVLSRAQRACGIR, from the coding sequence ATGCGTGTACTTTCTGGTATCCAACCAACTGGGCGGCCTCACTGGGGCAACTTTTTTGGAGCGATTCGCCAATACATCGATCTGCAACAGGAAAACGATGGGTTCTACTTTATCGCCGATCTGCACGCGTTGACGACCGTTCGCGATCCCGAATCCCTGCGTCAATACACGATTGACGCCGCACTCGATTTGTTGGCCCTGGGTTTGGATCCCGACAAAGCGACTCTGTTTCTTCAGTCGCATGTCCCCGAGGTATGCGAATTGACTTGGTTGCTGATGACGGGCACGCCGATGGGACTTCTCGAACGCTGCCACGCCTACAAGGAAAAAAAGGCGAAAGGCATGACAGCGGATGCCGGATTGTTTACCTACCCCGTTTTGATGGCCGCTGATATTTTGGCTTACGATTCCAAGATCGTTCCGGTTGGCCAAGATCAAGTTCAGCATATCGAGGTTTGCCGCGATATTGCCGGTAGCTTCAATCATACGTATGGTGAAACGTTTGTCTTACCCGATGCGAAAACGCTCGATCATTCTTCCAAGGTTCCAGGAACGGACGGTCAAAAGATGAGCAAGAGTTATGATAATACCTTGCCATTGTTCGGGAACGTCAAACAAATTCGCAAACAAATCATGCGGATTACGACCGATAGCCGCCCGATGGAAGACTCGAAAGAACCCGCGGACGACCACTTGTTTCAACTATATCGATTGTTTGCATCGGAGAGTGAAATTGAGTCGATGGCTGCAATGTATCGCCGCGGCGGATTTGGTTACGGCGAAGTAAAGAAGGCGGTCGCCGAAGCGAGTGAGGCGTACTTTGAAGACGCCCGCGCTCGACGCGACGAATTGGTTGCCAACCTCGATTTTGTTCACCAAACGCTTCGTGACGGAGCGGAGAAGGCCCGAAAAGTTGCCGCCGAAGTGCTCAGTCGTGCCCAAAGGGCTTGTGGAATACGTTAA
- the acpS gene encoding holo-ACP synthase yields MTILGIGTEIVECVRIAKMIERHGEQFLERVYTADEVEYCIQTVDSTQHFATRWAAKEAVMKSMRCRHQGVRWTDISVTVHSGHGAQIVLSGAAQLWAETHLITKLHVSLGVCRTHATAYVIATDELD; encoded by the coding sequence ATGACCATTCTGGGAATCGGAACGGAAATCGTCGAATGCGTTCGCATTGCGAAGATGATCGAACGGCATGGTGAGCAATTTTTGGAACGGGTCTATACGGCCGATGAAGTCGAATACTGTATCCAAACCGTTGATTCAACCCAGCATTTTGCGACGCGGTGGGCAGCGAAGGAAGCGGTGATGAAGTCGATGCGGTGTCGCCACCAAGGCGTGCGTTGGACCGACATTTCCGTCACGGTTCACAGCGGCCATGGAGCACAAATTGTCTTGTCTGGTGCGGCTCAACTTTGGGCCGAAACGCATCTAATCACTAAACTACACGTATCACTTGGCGTTTGTCGTACTCACGCGACCGCTTACGTGATCGCAACCGATGAATTGGATTGA